The region GAAGCAAAAGCTTCGTCATATGTATGGAGTAAATGAGCGTCAATTCCGTAACCTTTTTACAACTGCAGGTAAAATGTCTGGTATCCACGGTGAAAACTTCATGGTTCTTCTTGAGTCACGTTTAGATAACCTTGTTTACCGTTTAGGTCTTGCTCGTACTCGCCGTCAATCTCGTCAATTAGTTAACCATGGTCACATTTTAGTTGATGGAAGTCGTGTAGATATTCCTTCATACCGTGTAAGACCTGGTCAAACAATCTCTGTTCGTGAAAAATCACGTAACTTAGACATTATTAAAGAGGCAATCGAAGTAAATAACTTCGTACCTGATTATTTAACATTTGATGCTGATAAATTAGAAGGAACTTACTCTCGTTTACCTGAGCGTTCTGAGTTACCAGCTGAAATTAACGAAGCACTTATCGTTGAGTTCTACTCACGTTAATAATGAAAAAAGGATGGGTTCTTCCCGTCCTTTTTTATTTCTAAAAAGGATAGTATTAAAAAGGAGCGTGTGTAGACACGCTCCTTTTTTGATGAATTTATTTAATTAAATAGTATTTTTTCTTACCTCTACGAATTACAGTAAATTGTCCTTCGATACGATCTTCTTTAGTTAAGACATAATTTACTTCTTGAATACGCTCACCATTTATATAGATAGCCCCATTTTGAACATCTTCACGCGCCTGACGTTTCGATGGAGAGATTTTGCTGTCGACTAATAAGTCAATTAGACCTACTTCTGCTTCACCTTTTAGTTCATATGATGGAACATCTTTAAAACCCTGTTTAATCTCATCAGCAGTCAAGCTCCCAATGCTTCCACTGAATAGTGCCTCTGAAATTTTAACAGCCTGAACTAATGCCTCATCTCCATGTACAAGTTTTGTCAACTCCTCAGCAAGTGCCTTTTGAGCTGTTCGCTTCTCAGGAGCATTTGTTGTTTCATTTTCTAGATGTTCAATTTCTTCTTGGCTTAGGAAAGTGAAGTATTTTAAATAACTTACCACATCTCTGTCATCCGTGTTAATCCAAAATTGATAAAATTCGTACGATGATGTCTTCTCACGGTCTAACCAGATTGTTCCTGATTCTGTTTTGCCAAACTTCGTACCATCTGATTTAGTTACAAGAGGAATCGTTAATCCAAAGGCCTTTGCATTTTCCGTAGACTTTCTAATTAACTCTAGTCCAGCTGTAATATTCCCCCACTGATCACTTCCACCTATTTGCATTCTACAGTTTTGTGTTTCATATAATTTTAAGAAATCATAAGATTGCAAGATCATATAAGTAAACTCTGTGTAAGAAATTCCCTCTTCAATTCTTGTTTTAACTGAATCTTTTGCAAGCATATAATTTAATCCGAAATTTTTACCAACATCTCTTAGAAAAGTGATTACATCTAAGTTACCTATCCAGTCATAGTTATTTGCAATACTCGCTGGATTTTCTACTGCTTCAAAATCTAAAAATCGAGAAAGCTGGGCCTTAATTTTTTCACTCCAGCCTACAACCGTTTCTTGTGGGTTTAACGTTCGTTCATTCTTTTTCCCACTCGGATCTCCAATCAAACCTGTTGCTCCACCTACCAGGGCAATTGGTTGATGCCCAGCTTGTTGAAATCTTCTCAAAGTTAACAGGGCTGCTAAATTTCCAATATGAAGACTGTCTGCAGTTGGGTCAAAACCACAATAAAGTTTAATTTTCTCTTCACTTAATGTCTTTTCTAACCCCTCACTATCTGTTACTTGATTAATTAGTCCTCTAAATTCCAAATCCTTTAGAATATCCATCCCTTATTCTCCTTTTCATAATTATTTCGTGTAATAAACACAAAAACTCGTCTCTTCATAATGAAGGGACGAGTTAATAGTCGCGGTACCACCCAACTTAAGGACAACAAAAGTCCTTCGCTTAGAAAATTAACGGTTAGACCGTCTTTTGCTACTGAATACTAAATTGCAATCTGGCAATTGGCATTTCACAAAAGATGCTCAAGGAGGTAATTCACACGATATCTTTGTACTGATTTCCACCAATCATCAGCTCTCTGAGATGATTCGAACTAAGTTGAAACCATCGTTAACAGTGAGATATGTATTACTAATTCCTATCATAGCTTTACTATTTATATGTAATAGTTTTTATCATATCGAGAATTTATTGTCAAATTAAATCTTGGAAAATGACAAATAAATATAAATGGTGACAAGGATTGTGCTATAATTAACTTGATTTTTAGGGGGATTGATTATAGATGAACCACAATAAAGAAAAATGGGTTGAAAGATTAGTATCCATTAAAGATTTTCTATTCCACAAAAGAGCAAAAAAGACCGCAAATATAACATATAGCGTAGTCTGGAACTTATTTTTATTATTTTTGATATTTGGACTAATTGGTATATCATTTGCCGGTGGTGCCGGTGCTGGCTATTTCGCATCTCTAGTAAAAGATGAACCACTACGCCCATTTGAGGATATGAAGAAGCATGTTTACAATTATGAAGAAACAACGGAAGTATATTTCGATAACAATGTGTATTTAGGGAAACTCAGATCAGATCTAGATAGAGTAGAAATTACTTTAGACGAAGTCTCTGATCACTTAAAAAATGCAGTTATTGCAACTGAAGACGAATACTTTTATGAGCATAACGGTGTAGTACCTAAAGCAATTTTACGTGCAATTTTTCAGGAAGTAACAAACTCCTCCGTTCAAACCGGTGGAAGTACATTAACTCAACAATTAATTAAAAACCAAATACTTACAAACGAAGTTTCATTTGACCGTAAAGCAAAAGAAATTCTTCTTGCCATGAGACTCGAAAAATTCTTTGAGAAAGATGAAATTCTTGAAGCTTATCTAAATATGGCTACATTTGGGCGTAATTCATCTGGTAGAAACATTGCAGGTGTACAAACAGCTGCTAAGGGAATTTTTGGGGTGGACGCTAAGGACTTAAATCTTGCACAAGCTGCTTTTATCGCAGGTTTACCACAAAGTCCTTTCAGATATACACCGTTTACAAATAAAGCAGAAGTAAAAACAGATTTAGAGCCTGGTTTAAATAGAATGCAAACTGTTCTTAAACGAATGTTGGATGGTAAATATATCACACAAAAACAATATGATGAGGCAATTAAATATGATTTACGTGCTAATTTAACACCTTATAAAGCCTCTCCAACTGACCAATATCCGTGGTTAACTAGTGAAATAGAGCTAAGAGCTACTGACATTCTATTAAAAAAGCTTGCGAAAGAAGATGGATACGAAGAAGAAGACCTGACTGCAGATGAGAATTTACAAAAGTACTATAAAAATTTGGCAAATCAAAATTTACGTCAAAATGGGTATCGAATTTATACTACTATTGATAAACAGATTTATGACAAGATGCAAGAGGTTGCAAAGAATTATGAATATTACGGACCAGATAAGCCTCAAATTAAGAAAAACCCTGACACTGGG is a window of Cytobacillus luteolus DNA encoding:
- the rpsD gene encoding 30S ribosomal protein S4, whose protein sequence is MARYTGPSWKLSRRLGISLSGTGKELEKRPFAPGQHGPNQRKKLSEYGLQLQEKQKLRHMYGVNERQFRNLFTTAGKMSGIHGENFMVLLESRLDNLVYRLGLARTRRQSRQLVNHGHILVDGSRVDIPSYRVRPGQTISVREKSRNLDIIKEAIEVNNFVPDYLTFDADKLEGTYSRLPERSELPAEINEALIVEFYSR
- the tyrS gene encoding tyrosine--tRNA ligase translates to MDILKDLEFRGLINQVTDSEGLEKTLSEEKIKLYCGFDPTADSLHIGNLAALLTLRRFQQAGHQPIALVGGATGLIGDPSGKKNERTLNPQETVVGWSEKIKAQLSRFLDFEAVENPASIANNYDWIGNLDVITFLRDVGKNFGLNYMLAKDSVKTRIEEGISYTEFTYMILQSYDFLKLYETQNCRMQIGGSDQWGNITAGLELIRKSTENAKAFGLTIPLVTKSDGTKFGKTESGTIWLDREKTSSYEFYQFWINTDDRDVVSYLKYFTFLSQEEIEHLENETTNAPEKRTAQKALAEELTKLVHGDEALVQAVKISEALFSGSIGSLTADEIKQGFKDVPSYELKGEAEVGLIDLLVDSKISPSKRQAREDVQNGAIYINGERIQEVNYVLTKEDRIEGQFTVIRRGKKKYYLIK